Proteins from one Bradyrhizobium roseum genomic window:
- a CDS encoding inorganic phosphate transporter, producing the protein MDATLALPVLVFLIAVALLFDFLNGLHDAANSIATIVSTRVLRPQYAVLWAAFFNFIAFLVFGLHVANTIGTGIIEPSVVDASVIFAALVGAIVWNLITWALGIPSSSSHALIGGLVGAGIAKAGISAAVWTGLTKTLLAIVLSPLVGFLLALVLVAIVSWLSVRSTPFAVDRAFRILQFVSASLYSLGHGGNDAQKTMGIIAVLLYSQGHLGSEFSIPFWVVISCQAAMGLGTLMGGWRIVRTMGLRITKLTPMQGFCAETGGAATLFMATYLGIPVSTTHTITGAIVGVGAARRVSAVRWNVASSIVYAWVITIPASAIVAALTYWAVQLLR; encoded by the coding sequence GTGGATGCCACCCTCGCCCTGCCGGTTCTGGTCTTCCTGATCGCGGTCGCGCTGCTGTTCGACTTCCTCAACGGGCTGCACGACGCCGCCAATTCGATCGCGACGATCGTGTCGACGCGGGTGCTGCGCCCGCAATATGCGGTGTTGTGGGCCGCGTTTTTCAATTTCATCGCCTTCCTGGTGTTCGGGCTCCACGTCGCCAATACCATCGGCACCGGCATCATCGAGCCGAGTGTGGTCGATGCCAGCGTGATCTTTGCCGCGCTGGTCGGCGCCATCGTCTGGAATCTGATCACCTGGGCGCTCGGGATTCCCTCGTCCAGTTCGCATGCGCTGATCGGCGGGTTGGTGGGAGCGGGGATCGCTAAAGCCGGAATTTCAGCCGCAGTCTGGACCGGCCTGACCAAGACGCTGCTGGCGATCGTGTTGTCGCCGCTGGTGGGGTTCCTGCTGGCGCTGGTGCTGGTGGCGATCGTGTCCTGGCTGTCGGTGCGCTCGACGCCGTTTGCGGTCGACCGCGCGTTTCGTATCCTGCAATTCGTCTCGGCCTCACTCTATTCGCTCGGCCATGGCGGCAACGACGCGCAGAAGACCATGGGCATCATCGCCGTCCTGCTGTACTCGCAAGGGCATCTCGGCAGCGAATTCAGCATTCCGTTCTGGGTCGTGATCTCCTGCCAGGCCGCGATGGGGCTGGGCACGCTGATGGGCGGCTGGCGGATCGTCCGCACCATGGGGCTGCGGATCACCAAGCTGACGCCGATGCAGGGTTTTTGCGCCGAGACCGGCGGGGCGGCGACGCTGTTCATGGCGACCTATCTGGGGATTCCCGTCTCCACGACCCATACCATTACCGGCGCCATCGTCGGCGTCGGCGCAGCGCGGCGGGTTTCGGCGGTCCGCTGGAACGTGGCGAGTTCGATCGTCTACGCCTGGGTGATCACCATTCCGGCGTCCGCCATCGTGGCGGCGCTGACCTACTGGGCGGTGCAGTTGCTACGCTGA
- a CDS encoding peptide chain release factor 3, which translates to MSDIVINAESPSRSPLADEVARRRTFAIISHPDAGKTTLTEKLLLFGGAINLAGQVKAKGERRNTRSDWMKIERERGISVVTSVMTFEFQDLVFNLLDTPGHEDFSEDTYRTLTAVDSAVMVIDAAKGIEARTRKLFEVCRLRDIPIITFINKMDRESRDTFDLLDEIEKTLALDTTPMTWPVGRGRDFLGTYDVVNGGVRLLEGGGAKTGATEQIDIADLAGRNANLDVGEIKDELALVSEACKPFELEAFREGHLTPVYFGSALRNFGVGDLLEGLGKFAPPPRAQESNLRKVEAAEPRMSAFVFKIQANMDPNHRDRIAFARLCSGKLSRGMKAKLVRTGKNMSLSSPQFFFAQDRSVADEAYAGDVVGIPNHGTLRIGDTLTEGEDITFVGVPSFAPEIVRRVRLTDAMKAKKLKEALQQMSEEGVVQVFRPRDGAPALVGVVGPLQLDVLKARLDAEYSLPVEFEVSEFQLARWVSSDDRKKLDTFIAANGSGIADDVDGDPVFMAKNEFYLGYTRERAEGINFSNVKDVKKKA; encoded by the coding sequence ATGTCCGACATCGTCATCAATGCCGAATCGCCGTCCCGCTCGCCGCTTGCCGATGAAGTGGCGCGGCGGCGCACGTTTGCGATCATTTCCCATCCGGACGCCGGCAAGACCACGCTGACCGAAAAGCTGCTGCTGTTCGGCGGCGCGATCAATCTGGCGGGGCAGGTCAAGGCCAAGGGCGAGCGTCGCAACACCCGCTCCGACTGGATGAAGATCGAGCGCGAGCGCGGCATCTCGGTCGTGACCTCGGTGATGACGTTCGAGTTCCAGGACCTCGTCTTCAACCTGCTGGATACGCCAGGTCACGAGGACTTTTCCGAGGACACTTATCGCACGCTGACGGCGGTCGATTCCGCGGTGATGGTGATCGACGCGGCCAAGGGCATCGAGGCACGCACCCGAAAACTGTTCGAAGTGTGCCGGCTGCGCGACATTCCGATCATCACCTTCATCAACAAGATGGACCGCGAGAGCCGCGATACGTTCGACCTGCTGGACGAGATCGAGAAGACGCTGGCGCTCGACACCACGCCGATGACCTGGCCGGTCGGTCGCGGCCGCGATTTCCTCGGCACCTACGATGTCGTCAATGGCGGCGTGCGACTGCTCGAAGGCGGCGGCGCCAAGACCGGCGCGACCGAGCAGATCGACATCGCCGATCTCGCCGGGCGCAACGCCAACCTCGACGTTGGCGAAATCAAGGACGAACTCGCGCTGGTCTCCGAAGCCTGCAAGCCGTTCGAGCTGGAGGCGTTTCGCGAGGGCCATCTGACGCCGGTCTATTTCGGCAGCGCGCTGCGCAATTTCGGCGTCGGCGACCTGCTGGAAGGCCTCGGCAAGTTCGCACCGCCGCCGCGCGCGCAGGAATCCAATCTGCGCAAGGTCGAGGCGGCCGAGCCGCGCATGAGCGCGTTCGTGTTCAAGATCCAGGCCAACATGGATCCCAACCACCGCGACCGTATCGCCTTTGCGCGGCTGTGCTCGGGCAAGCTCAGTCGCGGCATGAAGGCCAAGCTGGTGCGGACCGGCAAGAACATGAGCCTGTCGAGCCCGCAATTCTTCTTCGCGCAGGACCGTTCAGTGGCCGACGAGGCGTATGCCGGCGATGTTGTCGGCATCCCGAACCACGGCACCTTGCGGATCGGCGATACGCTGACGGAAGGTGAGGACATCACCTTTGTCGGCGTTCCCAGCTTTGCGCCGGAAATCGTCCGCCGCGTGCGCCTGACGGATGCGATGAAGGCCAAGAAGCTGAAGGAAGCCCTGCAGCAGATGTCGGAAGAGGGCGTCGTGCAGGTGTTCCGGCCGCGCGACGGCGCGCCGGCGCTGGTCGGCGTCGTCGGCCCGCTGCAGCTTGACGTGCTCAAGGCACGCCTCGATGCGGAATACTCGCTGCCGGTGGAATTCGAGGTCTCGGAATTTCAATTGGCGCGCTGGGTCTCTTCCGACGACCGCAAGAAACTCGACACCTTCATCGCCGCCAACGGCTCCGGCATCGCCGACGACGTCGACGGCGATCCGGTGTTCATGGCCAAGAACGAATTCTATCTCGGCTACACCCGTGAGCGGGCCGAGGGCATCAATTTTTCCAACGTCAAGGACGTGAAGAAAAAGGCGTGA
- a CDS encoding glutathione S-transferase family protein — translation MSDLSVFPVTQRWPAKHPDRLQLYSLPTPNGVKVSIMLEETGLPYEVHLVDFNKDDQKTPEFLSLNPNGKIPAILDPDGPGGKPLPLFESGAILQYLADKTGKFLPADPARRYQAIQWLHFQMGGIGPMFGQLGFFHKFAGKEFADKRPLERYVAESKRLLGVMETRLAGRQWIMDDEYTIADISMLGWVRNLIGFYGARDLVAFDTLKQVPAWLERGLARPAVQRGLDIPKRP, via the coding sequence ATGTCCGATCTTTCCGTCTTTCCGGTCACACAGCGCTGGCCCGCAAAACATCCCGACCGCCTTCAGCTCTACTCGCTGCCGACGCCGAACGGTGTCAAGGTCTCGATCATGCTGGAAGAGACCGGACTGCCCTACGAGGTGCATCTGGTCGACTTCAACAAGGACGACCAGAAGACGCCGGAATTCCTCTCGCTCAATCCGAACGGCAAGATTCCGGCGATCCTCGATCCGGACGGGCCGGGCGGCAAGCCGCTGCCGCTGTTCGAATCCGGCGCGATCCTGCAATATCTCGCCGACAAGACCGGTAAGTTTTTGCCCGCCGATCCGGCGCGGCGATACCAGGCCATCCAGTGGCTGCATTTTCAGATGGGCGGCATCGGCCCGATGTTCGGCCAGCTCGGCTTCTTCCACAAATTCGCCGGCAAGGAGTTTGCCGACAAGCGGCCACTGGAACGCTATGTCGCCGAGTCGAAACGCCTACTCGGCGTGATGGAGACGCGGCTTGCCGGACGGCAGTGGATCATGGACGATGAATACACCATCGCTGACATCTCCATGCTCGGCTGGGTCCGCAACTTGATCGGCTTTTACGGCGCGCGCGATCTTGTCGCCTTCGATACGTTGAAGCAGGTGCCGGCATGGCTGGAGCGCGGGCTTGCCCGGCCGGCAGTGCAGCGCGGGCTCGACATTCCGAAACGGCCTTGA
- a CDS encoding ABC transporter ATP-binding protein has product MADEFILETRGLTKEFAGFFAVRDVALKVRRGSIHALIGPNGAGKTTCFNLLTKFLSPSAGQILYKGQDITAMAPADVARLGLVRSFQISAVFPHLTALENVRVALQRQHGSSFDFWRSKTVLDRFNGRAHELLNDVGLSEFADTPAVEMPYGRKRALEIATTLALDPEMMLLDEPMAGMGHEDIDKIAALIKRISSKYTILMVEHNLSVVANLSDIITVLTRGQVLAEGNYTELSKDERVKEAYLGAGHD; this is encoded by the coding sequence TTGGCTGATGAGTTCATTCTAGAAACCCGCGGACTGACCAAGGAATTTGCGGGTTTCTTCGCCGTTCGTGATGTCGCCCTCAAGGTACGACGCGGCAGTATTCATGCGTTGATCGGGCCCAACGGCGCCGGCAAGACGACTTGCTTCAATCTCCTGACCAAGTTCTTGAGCCCGTCCGCGGGCCAGATACTGTACAAGGGGCAGGACATCACCGCGATGGCGCCGGCCGATGTGGCCCGCCTCGGGCTGGTGCGTTCGTTCCAGATTTCGGCTGTGTTTCCGCATCTCACGGCGCTGGAAAACGTCCGCGTTGCCCTGCAGCGACAGCATGGCTCGTCGTTCGATTTCTGGCGGTCCAAGACCGTGCTCGATCGTTTCAACGGCCGCGCGCACGAGCTTCTCAACGATGTGGGCTTGAGTGAATTCGCCGACACGCCAGCGGTCGAGATGCCCTATGGCCGCAAGCGCGCACTCGAGATTGCAACGACGCTGGCGCTCGACCCCGAGATGATGCTGCTCGACGAGCCGATGGCCGGCATGGGCCACGAAGACATCGACAAGATCGCGGCCCTCATCAAGCGCATCTCGTCGAAATATACCATCCTGATGGTCGAACATAACCTTTCCGTGGTCGCCAACCTGTCCGACATCATCACGGTGCTGACGCGCGGCCAGGTGCTGGCGGAAGGCAATTATACCGAACTGTCGAAGGACGAGCGCGTCAAGGAAGCCTATCTAGGGGCCGGTCATGACTGA
- a CDS encoding SDR family oxidoreductase — protein sequence MTDQPSPTKLGLTDEQLAAHPTMFASGSLEDQVVVITGGAGGIGRAIAWLFARLGSHVALVGRDRGKLDALVGQLTERGHKASAHAADIREPDAVNALFDTVWAAHGRLDSLVNSAGGQFPQAAIDFSVKGWNAVINTNLNGTWYMMQSAAQRWRDHAHPGSIVNIVVVTTRGLYGIAHSIAARSGVIGLSRAVAVEWAPLNIRVNCIAPGAVETEGWNVYSPEARATYPRSNPMMRTGSPWDVAEAAVFLAGPSAKFITGETLTVDGGSQLWGETWTTGKPAYFRDEND from the coding sequence ATGACCGACCAACCGTCTCCGACGAAGCTCGGCCTCACCGATGAACAACTTGCGGCTCATCCGACCATGTTCGCGTCAGGTTCGCTGGAGGATCAGGTCGTGGTCATCACGGGCGGCGCCGGCGGCATCGGGCGGGCGATCGCCTGGCTGTTCGCGCGGCTGGGGTCACATGTCGCACTGGTCGGGCGCGATCGCGGCAAGCTCGATGCGCTGGTGGGCCAACTCACAGAGCGCGGCCACAAAGCCTCCGCGCATGCCGCTGACATCAGGGAGCCCGATGCGGTCAACGCACTGTTCGACACGGTGTGGGCCGCGCATGGCCGGCTCGACAGCCTCGTCAACAGTGCCGGCGGGCAGTTTCCGCAGGCTGCGATCGATTTCTCCGTCAAAGGCTGGAACGCCGTCATCAACACCAATTTGAACGGCACCTGGTACATGATGCAGTCGGCCGCGCAGCGCTGGCGCGACCACGCGCATCCCGGCAGCATCGTCAACATCGTGGTGGTGACGACGCGCGGGCTGTACGGCATCGCTCACAGCATCGCTGCCCGCAGCGGCGTGATCGGGCTGTCGCGCGCGGTTGCGGTGGAATGGGCGCCTTTGAACATCCGGGTGAACTGCATCGCGCCCGGCGCGGTCGAAACCGAAGGCTGGAACGTCTATTCGCCCGAGGCGCGCGCAACCTACCCGCGCTCGAACCCGATGATGCGCACCGGCTCGCCCTGGGACGTCGCGGAGGCCGCGGTTTTCCTCGCCGGACCATCGGCAAAATTCATAACCGGCGAGACGTTGACGGTGGACGGCGGCAGCCAGCTCTGGGGCGAAACCTGGACCACGGGCAAGCCGGCGTATTTTCGCGACGAGAACGATTGA
- a CDS encoding ABC transporter ATP-binding protein: protein MAQTAAQPSGAEVLSVSDLQAWYGESHILHGINFNVRAGEVVTLLGRNGAGKTTTLKSVMGIIGKRTGTIRFDNQDITRASSDRIARMGIAFCPEERGIFASLDVRENLLLPPIVRPGGLSLDQIFELFPNLKERLNSQGTKLSGGEQQMLAIARILRTGARFLMLDEPTEGLAPVIIQQIGQTIARLKSEGFTILLVEQNFRFASTVADRYYIVEHGKVIDGFSNSELSANMDKLHTYLGV, encoded by the coding sequence ATGGCCCAAACCGCCGCACAGCCTTCGGGCGCGGAAGTTCTTTCCGTCTCCGACCTGCAGGCCTGGTACGGTGAATCCCACATCCTTCACGGCATTAATTTCAATGTGAGGGCCGGCGAGGTCGTTACGCTGCTCGGCCGCAACGGCGCCGGCAAGACCACGACGCTCAAGTCGGTGATGGGAATCATCGGCAAGCGCACCGGGACGATCCGCTTCGACAATCAAGACATCACGCGCGCCTCCTCGGACAGGATTGCGCGGATGGGCATCGCATTCTGTCCCGAGGAGCGGGGTATCTTCGCCAGCCTCGACGTGCGCGAAAACCTGCTGCTGCCGCCGATCGTGCGTCCCGGCGGCCTGTCGCTCGACCAGATTTTCGAACTGTTTCCGAACCTGAAGGAGCGGCTCAACAGCCAGGGCACCAAGCTTTCCGGCGGCGAGCAGCAGATGCTGGCGATCGCGCGAATCCTGCGCACCGGCGCCCGTTTTCTGATGCTGGACGAGCCAACCGAAGGGCTGGCGCCCGTCATCATCCAGCAGATCGGCCAGACCATTGCGCGGCTGAAGTCGGAGGGATTTACCATCCTGCTGGTTGAACAGAATTTCCGTTTCGCCTCCACCGTGGCCGACCGTTACTACATCGTCGAGCACGGCAAGGTCATCGATGGTTTTTCAAATTCGGAGCTATCGGCCAACATGGACAAGCTCCATACCTATCTCGGTGTTTAA
- a CDS encoding DUF47 domain-containing protein codes for MMRWFRAFLPKEERFFDLFDRHAQTVVQGALALQDMLRGGAETPVFCQRVNQFENDADGITREVLTAVRRTFITPFDRGDIKNLITAMDDAIDQMQQTAKAVVLFEVRTFEPPMREIGTLLVECANLVGRALPLMQSIGNNVAMLSAITEEIGKLEGRIDDLHDIGLKELYLKHRSGSSMDFIVGAEIYKHLEKVSDRFDDVANEINSIVIEQV; via the coding sequence CTGATGCGCTGGTTTCGCGCCTTTCTGCCCAAGGAGGAACGGTTTTTCGACCTGTTTGACCGGCACGCCCAGACGGTCGTACAGGGGGCGCTGGCGCTTCAGGACATGCTGCGCGGCGGCGCGGAAACGCCGGTGTTCTGCCAGCGCGTCAACCAGTTCGAAAATGACGCGGACGGCATCACCCGCGAGGTGCTGACGGCGGTGCGGCGCACCTTCATCACCCCGTTTGACCGCGGCGATATCAAGAACCTGATCACGGCGATGGACGACGCGATCGACCAGATGCAGCAGACTGCGAAGGCAGTGGTGCTGTTCGAGGTCCGCACGTTCGAACCGCCGATGCGCGAGATCGGGACCCTGCTGGTCGAATGCGCCAATCTCGTCGGCCGCGCGCTGCCGCTGATGCAGTCGATCGGCAACAACGTCGCAATGCTGAGCGCCATCACCGAAGAGATCGGTAAGCTCGAAGGCCGCATCGACGATCTCCACGACATCGGACTGAAGGAACTGTATCTCAAGCACCGCAGCGGCAGCTCGATGGATTTCATCGTGGGCGCCGAAATCTACAAGCATCTCGAGAAAGTGTCCGACCGCTTCGATGACGTCGCCAATGAGATCAACTCCATCGTAATCGAACAGGTATAG
- the sugE gene encoding quaternary ammonium compound efflux SMR transporter SugE, whose translation MAWAVLFAAGLLEIGWAIGLKYTEGFTRLIPSVLTLAAMTGSIVLLGLALKTLPIGTAYAVWTGIGAVGTAILGIALFGEPATLARLACIGLIVAGILGLKLVSGSA comes from the coding sequence ATGGCGTGGGCTGTGTTGTTTGCCGCAGGTCTGCTCGAAATCGGTTGGGCCATCGGTCTCAAATACACCGAAGGTTTTACGCGTCTGATACCGTCGGTGCTCACGCTGGCGGCGATGACCGGGAGCATCGTCCTGCTCGGCCTCGCCCTGAAAACGCTGCCGATCGGAACGGCTTACGCGGTCTGGACCGGTATTGGTGCGGTCGGGACGGCGATCCTCGGCATCGCCCTGTTCGGCGAGCCTGCCACGCTTGCCCGCCTCGCCTGCATCGGACTGATCGTGGCAGGCATCCTCGGGCTCAAACTCGTCAGCGGATCAGCGTAG
- a CDS encoding ABC transporter substrate-binding protein: MKHRISALFLGAALTVAAGSALAQDKTVKIGVLTDNSGLYSDLGGAGSTLAAQMAIEDSGLAAKGWKIDLISADHQNKPDIATTIARQWVDVEKVDIFMDVLNSGVALAVNNLVKEKNAIMINTGAATSDLTNAQCSPNTVHWVYDTYMLANSTGQALVKAGGDTWYFLTADYAFGHALERDTTAVVVKSGGKVIGTVKHPLNSSDFSSFLLQAQASKAKIVGMANAGGDTTNTIKQASEFGIVAGGQKLAGLLLFITDVHSLGLKVAQGLSFTETFYWDLNDDTRAFSKRFSERMKNKAMPSMVQAGVYSGLIHYFKSLEAMGGNPHDGAKVVAKMKELPTDDKLFGKGTIRADGRKIHPAYLFEVKKPAESKGPWDYYKLIGTTPADQAFRPLSESACALVKK, translated from the coding sequence ATGAAGCATCGGATTTCAGCTCTTTTTCTCGGCGCCGCTCTGACGGTTGCCGCAGGCAGCGCCCTGGCGCAGGACAAGACCGTCAAGATCGGCGTGCTCACCGACAATTCCGGACTCTACTCCGACCTCGGCGGCGCTGGCTCCACGCTGGCCGCCCAGATGGCGATCGAGGATTCCGGGCTGGCAGCCAAGGGCTGGAAGATCGACTTGATCTCAGCCGACCACCAGAACAAGCCCGACATCGCCACCACCATCGCCCGCCAATGGGTCGACGTCGAGAAGGTCGACATCTTCATGGACGTGTTGAACTCCGGCGTTGCGCTGGCGGTCAACAATCTGGTGAAGGAAAAGAACGCCATCATGATCAACACCGGCGCGGCGACGTCGGACCTCACCAACGCCCAGTGCTCGCCGAACACGGTTCACTGGGTCTACGACACCTACATGCTCGCCAACTCGACCGGGCAGGCGCTGGTGAAGGCCGGCGGCGACACCTGGTACTTCCTGACCGCGGACTACGCGTTCGGCCATGCGCTCGAGCGTGATACGACGGCGGTCGTGGTGAAGTCGGGCGGCAAGGTGATCGGCACCGTCAAGCATCCGCTGAATTCGTCCGACTTCTCCTCGTTCCTGCTGCAGGCGCAGGCGTCCAAGGCCAAGATCGTCGGCATGGCGAACGCGGGCGGCGACACCACCAATACCATCAAGCAGGCGTCCGAATTCGGCATCGTCGCCGGCGGCCAGAAGCTCGCCGGCCTTCTGCTGTTCATCACCGACGTGCATTCGCTCGGCCTGAAGGTGGCACAGGGCCTGAGCTTCACCGAAACCTTCTACTGGGATCTGAATGACGACACCCGCGCGTTTTCCAAGCGTTTCTCCGAGCGCATGAAGAACAAGGCGATGCCGTCGATGGTGCAGGCCGGCGTCTATTCGGGCCTGATCCATTATTTCAAGTCGCTGGAGGCGATGGGCGGCAATCCGCATGACGGCGCCAAGGTCGTCGCCAAAATGAAGGAACTGCCGACCGACGACAAGCTGTTCGGAAAGGGCACGATCCGCGCCGACGGCCGCAAGATTCATCCGGCCTACCTGTTCGAGGTCAAAAAGCCGGCCGAATCCAAAGGGCCATGGGACTATTACAAGCTGATCGGGACCACCCCGGCTGACCAGGCCTTCCGGCCGCTTTCGGAAAGCGCCTGCGCGCTGGTAAAGAAATAA
- a CDS encoding ArsC family reductase codes for MTITIYGIKNCDTMKKARAWLDDHGVAHDFHDYKAAGIGKDKLKQWSDEVGWETLLNRAGTTFKKLPDSDKEGLNERKALALMLAQPSMIKRPVLDLGGKLLVGFKPDIYGKEVPSKLRKKGA; via the coding sequence GTGACCATCACCATCTACGGCATCAAGAATTGCGACACCATGAAGAAGGCGCGCGCCTGGCTGGATGACCACGGCGTGGCGCATGACTTCCACGACTACAAGGCGGCCGGCATCGGCAAGGACAAGCTCAAACAATGGTCGGACGAGGTGGGCTGGGAGACGCTGCTCAACCGCGCGGGTACCACCTTCAAGAAGCTGCCGGACAGTGACAAGGAAGGCCTCAACGAGCGCAAGGCGCTGGCCCTGATGCTGGCGCAGCCCTCGATGATCAAGCGCCCGGTGCTCGATCTCGGCGGCAAATTGCTGGTCGGATTCAAGCCCGATATCTACGGCAAGGAAGTGCCGTCGAAATTGCGCAAGAAAGGCGCTTGA
- a CDS encoding branched-chain amino acid ABC transporter permease, with protein MSALTDDTLPVTPRAVRDEMIVFAAMAVLLGLVPLTGIYPFFVMQALCFALLACAFNLLIGYGGLLSFGHAMFLGTAGYCTAHALKEWGLSPELGILVGVAASAALSVVTGFISIRRQGIYFSMITLALSQLLYFIYLQAPFTHGEDGIQGIPQGYLFGIFNLAKPTVLYYVVLVGFLAGFLLIYRTINSPFGEVLKAIRENEPRAISLGYKTDQYKLLAFILSGTLAGFAGSLKVFVAQNASLTDVHWTMSGEIVLMTLVGGLGTVFGPVVGAFVIIAMQQYLAGFGQWVTVIQGVIFVACVLTFRRGVIGEIAHYLRRSL; from the coding sequence ATGAGCGCATTGACTGACGACACCCTGCCGGTAACGCCGCGTGCCGTGCGCGACGAGATGATCGTGTTTGCGGCGATGGCCGTGCTCCTGGGGTTGGTGCCGCTGACCGGCATTTATCCGTTCTTCGTGATGCAGGCCTTGTGCTTCGCGCTGCTCGCCTGCGCCTTCAACCTCCTGATCGGCTATGGCGGCCTGCTGTCGTTCGGCCACGCGATGTTTCTGGGCACCGCGGGCTATTGCACGGCCCATGCGCTCAAGGAGTGGGGGCTGTCGCCGGAACTCGGTATCCTGGTCGGCGTCGCAGCCTCCGCGGCGCTGTCCGTCGTCACCGGCTTCATCTCGATCCGACGCCAGGGCATCTACTTCTCGATGATCACGCTGGCGCTGTCGCAATTGCTCTACTTCATCTACCTGCAGGCGCCGTTCACCCACGGTGAAGACGGCATTCAGGGCATTCCGCAGGGCTACCTGTTCGGCATCTTCAATCTCGCCAAGCCGACGGTGCTCTATTATGTCGTGCTGGTCGGATTCCTCGCCGGATTTCTCCTGATCTATCGCACCATCAACTCGCCGTTCGGCGAGGTCCTGAAGGCGATCCGCGAGAACGAGCCGCGGGCGATCTCGCTGGGCTACAAGACCGACCAGTACAAGTTGCTGGCCTTCATCCTGTCCGGCACGCTGGCCGGATTCGCCGGTTCGCTGAAAGTGTTCGTGGCGCAGAACGCCTCGCTCACCGACGTGCACTGGACGATGTCCGGCGAAATCGTGCTGATGACGCTGGTCGGCGGTCTCGGCACCGTCTTCGGCCCCGTCGTCGGCGCTTTTGTCATCATCGCCATGCAGCAATATCTGGCCGGGTTCGGACAGTGGGTGACGGTGATCCAGGGTGTTATCTTTGTGGCCTGCGTGCTGACCTTCCGGCGCGGCGTCATCGGCGAAATCGCGCATTATTTGCGCCGTTCCCTGTAA
- a CDS encoding branched-chain amino acid ABC transporter permease produces the protein MQALYAQLLVGLINGSFYALLSLGLAVIFGMLNIINFAHGALYMMGAFCAYFLLQLTGIGYWWALLIAPIVVGIFGMILERTMLQWLTGLDHLYGLLLTFGIALIVQGVFQNYFGSSGLPYAIPDYPQIGDWRGLQGGMNLGFMFLPVYRGWVVIFSLVVCIATWYLIEKTRLGANLRAATENPTLVRAFGINVPRMITLTYGLGVGLAALAGVLSAPINQVRPLMGADLIIVVFAVVVIGGMGSIMGSIITGFALGVIEGLTKYFYPEASNTVVFVLMVLVLLIKPAGLTGRAA, from the coding sequence ATGCAAGCTCTATACGCCCAGCTCCTGGTGGGGTTGATCAACGGATCGTTCTACGCGCTGCTCAGCCTTGGGCTCGCCGTGATCTTCGGTATGCTCAACATCATCAATTTCGCGCACGGCGCGCTCTACATGATGGGCGCGTTCTGTGCGTATTTCCTGCTGCAACTGACCGGCATCGGTTACTGGTGGGCGCTTTTGATCGCGCCCATCGTGGTCGGCATCTTCGGCATGATCCTGGAGCGGACCATGCTGCAATGGCTGACCGGCCTCGATCATCTCTACGGATTGCTCCTGACCTTCGGCATCGCGCTGATCGTGCAGGGCGTGTTCCAGAACTATTTCGGTTCATCCGGACTGCCTTATGCGATCCCGGACTACCCGCAGATCGGCGACTGGCGCGGCCTGCAGGGCGGCATGAATCTCGGCTTCATGTTCCTGCCGGTCTATCGCGGCTGGGTGGTCATCTTCTCGCTCGTGGTCTGCATCGCCACCTGGTATCTGATCGAAAAGACCCGGCTCGGCGCCAATCTGCGCGCCGCCACCGAAAACCCGACCCTGGTGCGCGCGTTCGGCATCAACGTGCCGCGGATGATCACGCTGACCTACGGGCTCGGCGTCGGCCTCGCGGCGCTCGCCGGCGTGCTGTCTGCGCCGATCAACCAGGTGCGGCCGCTGATGGGCGCCGACCTCATCATCGTCGTGTTCGCGGTGGTGGTGATCGGCGGCATGGGATCGATCATGGGATCGATCATCACCGGCTTTGCCCTCGGCGTGATCGAGGGACTGACCAAGTATTTTTATCCCGAGGCTTCCAACACCGTGGTTTTCGTTCTGATGGTCCTGGTGTTGCTGATCAAGCCGGCGGGACTGACCGGACGGGCGGCCTGA